From Alteromonas australica, one genomic window encodes:
- a CDS encoding DNA internalization-related competence protein ComEC/Rec2, whose amino-acid sequence MANRITIWCGSFCTCAITSVLWPALPSYPIQFGIGIAAIIFAAFGYVMTRKAPTFNVRGHLYSEHCATLSFAMSGALAGTLWVASVGYSYLSWQLPEDKIQQDVTLFGQVVAGGCLNSVKSDEELSGDGQKKPVLTLRVSRIDSLKLNASVDMRLYALDPQLCVHTNDKVTFTARIKPAYGNANPVGFSQQRYLTSQHIVATGYIKTNAKQAFTENRISHHHGLRFYLSESLSDLALVNNAWFQALLLGNKQALSNEDWMLIQRTGTAHVFSISGMHLGIIAGAVLLMTRALFLLVVPLFGQRIVLSNTRDANLCLVVLATLLYAYVSGLSLPVVRAFSMLVIGCAMVWSRLATTPSALLVFMLFFCVVLFPLSWLHASFYLSIGAVFIIILLNWRFQLFQLPWYYSIIVLQVALSIFMVPITLLWFGQASLTGIVANLVLVPLISLLLPIAIALFIITACCDTLLPRAAGWAMQGMWLLDDAFSQLLRFLRFLSDWPHSAFLVSFEPQVMMALCFALIIAILPTFYGQKRGILLCLFPFIFAISTPYNPTRWYVHVFDAGQGTAIALTRGHRAGIIDTGPVYQGKAPIAESVIPQYLAQINANDVDFVVVSHSDTDHAGGVDALSTWLSQTMTNKALPRAQSGPTQWFSPLNGCTQGEAFEWQGLIVSFHWPRAGNHVNSNNTSCVVSISDGHYRILLPGDIEREAEYALIKTTQLPSANVLIAPHHGSKTSSTQAFITSVSPQYVIYTQGYENRWQFPSKKVYQRYEAFGARQFTTSEFGYIRLEFSSKGIIVEPTRSGSTKRWFMVNKPPRYLQD is encoded by the coding sequence ATGGCTAATCGTATCACAATTTGGTGTGGCAGTTTTTGCACTTGCGCAATAACTAGTGTGCTTTGGCCCGCACTTCCTTCATATCCAATCCAATTTGGAATAGGCATTGCTGCAATTATTTTTGCTGCGTTTGGCTATGTAATGACACGAAAGGCACCCACTTTTAACGTAAGGGGGCATTTATATAGCGAACATTGCGCTACCTTAAGTTTCGCGATGAGTGGCGCGCTAGCAGGAACACTATGGGTGGCGAGTGTAGGGTATTCCTACCTGTCTTGGCAACTCCCAGAAGACAAAATTCAACAAGATGTCACACTTTTCGGACAAGTGGTCGCAGGGGGCTGTTTAAATAGTGTTAAAAGTGATGAAGAATTAAGCGGCGATGGGCAAAAGAAGCCAGTATTAACGTTAAGGGTAAGTCGAATAGACTCGCTTAAACTTAATGCTAGTGTAGACATGCGTTTGTATGCGTTAGATCCCCAGTTGTGCGTACACACGAACGATAAAGTCACCTTCACAGCACGAATTAAACCGGCCTACGGAAATGCCAACCCAGTGGGTTTTTCTCAGCAAAGGTATTTAACGAGTCAACACATTGTTGCCACGGGCTATATTAAAACGAATGCTAAGCAGGCATTTACCGAAAACCGCATTAGCCATCACCATGGTCTGCGTTTCTATTTAAGCGAAAGCCTCAGTGATTTAGCGCTTGTCAATAATGCCTGGTTCCAAGCACTATTATTAGGTAACAAGCAGGCCCTGTCTAACGAAGACTGGATGTTAATTCAGCGTACAGGCACAGCGCATGTATTTAGCATATCAGGTATGCATTTGGGCATAATTGCAGGGGCTGTACTGTTAATGACTCGTGCCCTGTTTCTGTTAGTTGTGCCGCTTTTTGGCCAGCGCATTGTGTTAAGTAACACGCGGGATGCGAACTTATGCTTGGTGGTGTTAGCCACATTGCTATATGCCTATGTGAGTGGACTGTCGTTGCCCGTCGTGAGGGCGTTTAGCATGCTTGTGATAGGGTGTGCGATGGTATGGAGTCGATTAGCAACAACGCCTTCAGCGCTTTTGGTGTTTATGTTGTTCTTCTGTGTCGTTCTATTTCCTTTATCTTGGCTGCATGCCAGTTTTTATCTCAGCATAGGTGCTGTGTTTATAATTATTTTATTAAACTGGCGATTTCAACTATTTCAACTGCCTTGGTATTACTCAATCATTGTGCTTCAAGTTGCACTTTCCATCTTCATGGTACCCATCACACTACTTTGGTTTGGCCAAGCGAGTTTGACGGGAATTGTCGCTAACTTGGTGTTGGTGCCCTTAATCAGCCTTTTGCTGCCCATTGCCATAGCGCTGTTTATCATCACTGCTTGCTGTGACACCTTGCTACCCCGCGCAGCGGGGTGGGCAATGCAGGGAATGTGGCTTCTTGATGATGCATTTAGCCAGCTACTTAGGTTTTTGCGGTTCCTGTCAGATTGGCCTCACAGTGCATTTTTAGTGTCTTTTGAACCTCAAGTTATGATGGCACTGTGTTTCGCGTTGATCATTGCCATCTTGCCTACCTTTTATGGCCAAAAGCGTGGCATTTTGTTGTGCCTTTTCCCTTTTATTTTCGCAATCAGCACCCCTTACAATCCAACACGCTGGTACGTTCATGTTTTTGATGCAGGGCAGGGAACTGCCATTGCGCTCACACGTGGCCATAGAGCAGGCATAATAGACACCGGCCCTGTTTATCAGGGTAAAGCGCCCATTGCTGAAAGTGTAATACCGCAATATCTCGCACAAATTAATGCGAATGATGTCGACTTCGTTGTAGTGAGTCATAGTGATACAGATCATGCTGGCGGTGTTGATGCGCTGTCGACATGGTTAAGCCAAACGATGACAAATAAAGCGCTGCCCCGTGCTCAATCAGGTCCTACGCAGTGGTTTAGCCCACTCAATGGCTGTACTCAGGGCGAGGCGTTTGAATGGCAAGGGCTTATCGTAAGCTTCCACTGGCCGCGAGCGGGGAATCACGTTAACAGCAATAATACTTCGTGTGTGGTTTCAATTTCTGACGGCCATTATCGGATATTATTACCTGGCGATATCGAACGTGAAGCAGAGTATGCGTTGATTAAAACAACACAATTACCTTCAGCAAATGTGTTAATTGCCCCTCACCATGGCAGTAAAACGTCGTCCACACAGGCGTTTATAACATCAGTATCCCCCCAGTATGTCATTTACACGCAAGGGTATGAGAACCGGTGGCAGTTTCCTTCCAAAAAAGTATATCAACGTTATGAAGCATTTGGTGCCCGTCAATTCACCACGAGTGAATTTGGCTATATACGCCTTGAATTTTCATCAAAGGGCATCATAGTAGAGCCTACACGATCAGGTTCAACAAAACGTTGGTTCATGGTTAATAAACCACCTAGGTACCTGCAAGATTAG
- the msbA gene encoding lipid A export permease/ATP-binding protein MsbA, translating to MQQTDTSASQVKRFLRYLRDFKLPFFAAIVGMIGYSAVDTFVFAQLQPMIDESLGNNDHEYLRLAAFAIVPLFIIRGLFNFLGTFTLTWIGSQVVMRMRQQLFSKYIHLPVSFHDTQAVGSLISKVTYDTEQVANASGKALLTLVREGALVIGLLAVMFYYSWQLSLIFLLIGPLVAVIVSVVSKRFRVVSKNIQQSMGNLTSAVEQAVKGHKVVIMFGGQKIEQKRFAQKNNHNRQQTMKLAVTQILSVSSIQVIASIALAVVLYIASTPGMLEKLTAGVFINVVFCMVMLLKPLKQLTTINNEFQKGMAACSSIFDILDRSDEADSGGLKLERAKGKIEFDNVTFTYPGKHTPALTKVSFKAEPGQSIALVGRSGSGKSTISSLLTRFYSPQQGQVKLDDKSLETIDLKSLRAQFAVVSQNVTLFNDSIANNIAYGAKETVSREQIEHAVKMAHVEEFLDNLPDGLDTVIGENGLMLSGGQRQRIAIARAILADAPILILDEATSALDTESERLIQDALETLQQKCTSIVVAHRLSTIENADVIMVVEQGRIIESGKHDELLEKGGHYAQLHALQFGDH from the coding sequence ATGCAGCAAACCGATACATCCGCTTCACAGGTTAAGCGTTTTTTACGCTATTTGCGTGATTTTAAACTTCCTTTTTTCGCCGCCATTGTAGGGATGATTGGCTATTCTGCCGTAGATACCTTTGTGTTTGCGCAGTTACAGCCCATGATTGATGAGTCGTTGGGGAATAACGATCATGAATATTTGAGACTTGCCGCGTTCGCTATTGTCCCTTTGTTTATTATTCGCGGTTTGTTCAACTTTTTAGGTACATTCACGTTAACTTGGATTGGTTCTCAAGTCGTGATGCGCATGCGTCAGCAATTGTTTAGTAAGTACATTCATCTGCCCGTATCATTTCACGATACCCAAGCTGTTGGCAGCTTAATTAGTAAGGTTACCTACGATACTGAGCAAGTAGCGAATGCGTCCGGCAAAGCATTACTCACCTTGGTACGCGAAGGCGCGCTTGTAATTGGATTACTTGCGGTCATGTTTTATTACTCGTGGCAATTGTCATTGATATTTCTTTTGATAGGCCCCTTAGTGGCCGTGATTGTGTCAGTAGTTAGTAAGCGCTTTAGAGTGGTAAGTAAAAACATACAGCAATCAATGGGGAACCTCACGTCCGCAGTAGAGCAAGCGGTTAAAGGTCACAAAGTGGTGATTATGTTCGGTGGCCAAAAAATAGAACAAAAACGTTTTGCCCAGAAAAACAACCATAATCGCCAACAAACCATGAAACTGGCAGTGACACAGATTCTTAGTGTGTCGTCTATTCAAGTTATTGCCTCTATTGCTCTGGCGGTAGTGTTATACATTGCCAGTACGCCGGGCATGCTAGAAAAGTTAACCGCTGGCGTATTCATTAACGTGGTGTTTTGTATGGTGATGTTATTAAAGCCACTTAAACAGCTCACTACCATAAATAATGAATTTCAAAAAGGCATGGCGGCGTGTTCGAGCATTTTTGATATTTTAGATCGTAGCGATGAGGCCGACAGCGGTGGCTTAAAATTAGAGAGAGCCAAGGGAAAAATAGAGTTTGATAATGTTACCTTTACTTATCCAGGCAAACATACACCAGCGTTAACGAAAGTGTCATTTAAAGCCGAACCAGGTCAGTCTATTGCTTTGGTAGGACGCTCGGGGAGTGGTAAATCCACAATATCCTCTTTGCTTACTCGCTTTTACTCACCCCAACAGGGCCAGGTAAAACTGGACGATAAATCTCTAGAAACTATTGATTTAAAGTCGTTACGGGCGCAATTTGCAGTGGTTTCGCAAAATGTCACCCTGTTTAACGACTCTATTGCGAACAACATTGCTTATGGTGCAAAAGAGACCGTTAGCCGCGAGCAAATTGAGCATGCCGTTAAAATGGCCCATGTGGAAGAATTTTTAGACAACCTTCCTGATGGTTTAGATACCGTCATTGGCGAAAACGGCTTAATGTTATCGGGCGGACAGCGCCAACGAATTGCGATTGCACGGGCTATACTGGCTGACGCACCCATTTTAATTTTAGATGAAGCCACCTCTGCATTGGACACAGAGTCAGAACGTTTGATTCAAGACGCATTAGAAACGCTACAGCAAAAATGTACCAGTATTGTAGTGGCCCATAGGCTTTCAACAATAGAAAATGCTGATGTGATCATGGTGGTTGAACAAGGACGTATTATTGAAAGCGGCAAGCATGATGAATTACTTGAGAAAGGTGGTCATTATGCACAACTTCATGCGCTTCAATTTGGTGACCACTAG
- the lpxK gene encoding tetraacyldisaccharide 4'-kinase: protein METLVRQWHKGAWWVWLLSPLVLLFWSVSHIRRLAYRFGIKQSTRVNASVIIVGNISVGGNGKTPVVLALAQYFSHKGKRVGILSRGYGGKSDTYPRQVLETDSPEEVGDEPRLLAIRSGVPVVVDPLRARGARFLCDELHCDIIICDDGLQHYALARDIELVVMDERLIGSGFLMPMGPLREGRWRLATVDAIIHNRQNNTQPHLASGTTPQFMMALKAELPTSVKNNVKRTELTYFQGKRVTALAGIGAPERFFSQLTGLGVHLDKTCPYPDHYQFSPEDIPSGTVLMTEKDAVKVAGFAHDDCWFLPVTAKIDDAVFTLIENKLNTAHRT from the coding sequence GTGGAAACACTTGTGAGGCAATGGCATAAAGGGGCGTGGTGGGTTTGGTTGTTAAGCCCTCTAGTGTTGCTGTTTTGGAGTGTTTCGCATATTCGCCGGTTAGCTTACCGCTTTGGCATTAAGCAAAGCACCCGTGTTAACGCTAGCGTTATTATTGTGGGTAATATTTCTGTAGGGGGAAATGGAAAGACCCCGGTGGTACTGGCGCTAGCGCAATATTTTTCCCATAAAGGCAAACGTGTTGGTATATTGAGCCGAGGCTATGGTGGCAAGTCAGACACTTACCCAAGGCAAGTTTTAGAAACCGATAGCCCAGAGGAAGTGGGTGATGAGCCACGATTGCTGGCAATTCGTTCAGGAGTACCTGTGGTGGTTGACCCGCTAAGAGCACGCGGAGCTCGGTTTCTCTGCGATGAGTTGCACTGCGATATCATTATTTGTGACGACGGCTTACAGCACTATGCGTTAGCTCGCGATATAGAATTGGTTGTCATGGACGAACGGCTAATTGGCAGTGGCTTTTTAATGCCTATGGGGCCATTAAGAGAAGGGCGCTGGCGACTAGCAACCGTAGATGCCATTATACATAATCGACAGAATAACACTCAACCTCACCTAGCGAGTGGTACGACACCCCAGTTCATGATGGCGTTAAAGGCTGAACTACCAACATCGGTAAAAAATAACGTAAAGAGAACTGAGTTAACATACTTTCAAGGAAAGCGCGTTACTGCCTTAGCAGGCATTGGTGCACCTGAACGGTTCTTTTCTCAACTAACCGGGTTAGGGGTTCACCTTGATAAAACCTGTCCCTATCCCGATCATTATCAATTCTCACCAGAGGATATTCCTTCGGGAACTGTATTAATGACAGAAAAGGACGCAGTGAAAGTGGCTGGCTTTGCGCATGATGATTGCTGGTTCTTACCGGTTACGGCAAAAATAGATGACGCCGTGTTTACGCTTATCGAGAACAAATTAAACACGGCTCACCGCACTTAA
- a CDS encoding Trm112 family protein, translating to MAFDKRLLEVLACPVCKGKLVLADNNTQLVCRFDRLAFDIKDGIPVLIESHATALTLDEVDETR from the coding sequence ATGGCTTTTGATAAAAGACTCTTAGAAGTATTGGCTTGCCCTGTGTGTAAGGGAAAACTGGTACTGGCAGACAATAATACACAATTGGTGTGTCGCTTCGACCGGTTAGCGTTTGACATTAAAGACGGTATCCCTGTGTTAATAGAGAGTCATGCCACTGCACTCACGCTTGATGAAGTTGACGAAACTAGGTAG
- the kdsB gene encoding 3-deoxy-manno-octulosonate cytidylyltransferase, which produces MSFTVVIPARYGSTRFPGKPLADIQGKPMIQHVVDRAHEAGASKVIVATDDARIQEVARSFATVCMTASTHQSGTERIAEVLEKEHISGDSIVVNVQGDEPFIPAQNIQQVASNLAVAKQCEMATLSTPISNTEDVLNPNVVKVLVNTHNEAIYFSRAAIPFERNRMMANPSDADPTLYFRHIGIYAYRANYVQRYVSYAPSALEHIESLEQLRALWYGDKIHCDVAKAPPPVGVDTPDDLARLLKG; this is translated from the coding sequence ATGTCTTTTACAGTTGTCATTCCTGCACGTTACGGCTCCACACGTTTTCCAGGTAAACCTTTGGCAGATATTCAAGGTAAACCTATGATACAGCACGTGGTAGACAGAGCCCATGAAGCGGGGGCCAGTAAGGTTATTGTTGCCACTGACGATGCTCGCATTCAAGAGGTGGCGCGTTCATTTGCCACTGTATGCATGACGGCAAGCACCCATCAATCCGGCACCGAGCGAATTGCTGAAGTATTAGAAAAAGAACACATCAGCGGTGACAGTATTGTGGTGAACGTGCAAGGCGATGAGCCTTTTATACCCGCGCAGAATATTCAGCAAGTTGCGTCAAACTTGGCGGTAGCAAAGCAATGTGAAATGGCCACACTTTCAACGCCTATTTCAAACACAGAAGACGTTCTTAATCCTAATGTGGTGAAAGTGTTAGTCAATACACATAACGAAGCGATTTACTTTTCCCGTGCGGCTATTCCATTTGAACGCAATCGTATGATGGCTAACCCAAGTGATGCTGATCCAACATTGTATTTTCGCCATATAGGCATTTATGCGTACCGGGCTAATTATGTGCAACGTTACGTAAGTTATGCCCCAAGCGCATTAGAGCATATTGAATCACTAGAGCAACTACGGGCACTATGGTACGGCGATAAAATCCATTGCGATGTTGCGAAAGCGCCGCCACCTGTGGGGGTGGATACGCCGGACGATCTCGCCCGTTTGTTAAAAGGGTAA
- a CDS encoding SDR family oxidoreductase, giving the protein MNVVITGGNRGIGLALVKHYVSQGHHVYATCRNSCDDLNVSGATVVKGVDVSKPEFLPDALAPLANVSIDLLINNAGVLGKEGLGDWDPHTIDYQFRVNALGPLLVTQALLPSLSSDGKIALITSRMGSMEDNSSGGYYGYRMSKAALNAAGVSLAQDLKPKGIAVGLFHPGFVQTEMVNGNGDIDADTAAGQLYERIAELALNNTGQFFHANGEKIPW; this is encoded by the coding sequence ATGAACGTGGTCATCACAGGTGGAAATAGAGGTATAGGTTTAGCGCTGGTTAAACACTACGTTTCACAAGGGCATCATGTTTATGCAACATGCCGAAATAGTTGTGACGACTTAAACGTATCGGGTGCCACGGTTGTGAAAGGCGTGGATGTTTCAAAGCCAGAATTTTTACCTGACGCGCTTGCGCCTTTAGCCAATGTCTCTATCGATTTGTTAATTAACAATGCCGGCGTATTGGGCAAAGAGGGGCTAGGCGATTGGGACCCTCACACTATAGATTATCAATTCAGGGTTAACGCGCTTGGCCCATTGCTAGTCACACAGGCTTTACTGCCTTCGCTTTCTTCCGACGGTAAGATTGCGCTTATAACGAGCCGCATGGGCTCCATGGAAGACAACAGTTCAGGGGGATATTACGGTTATCGTATGTCCAAAGCTGCGCTGAATGCCGCAGGCGTGTCTCTCGCTCAAGATTTAAAGCCTAAAGGGATTGCGGTGGGTTTGTTTCACCCCGGTTTTGTACAAACAGAAATGGTGAACGGTAACGGCGATATAGATGCTGATACGGCAGCGGGTCAACTGTACGAGAGAATAGCTGAACTTGCGTTAAATAATACCGGGCAGTTTTTCCATGCTAACGGCGAAAAAATACCTTGGTAA
- the rimO gene encoding 30S ribosomal protein S12 methylthiotransferase RimO, which translates to MSVETFDPKKAVNKTTTLETPVKVLNETKPSTSTAGNRIGFVSLGCPKNLVDSERILTQLRTEGYDVVPTYNDADLVIVNTCGFIDAAVEESLDTIGEALKENGKVIVTGCLGVKEDEIRELHPNVLAITGPHAYETVVEQVHDHLPQPQHNPFEDLIPDHGVKLTPRHYAYLKISEGCNHRCTFCIIPSMRGDLVSRPVGNVLDEAKRLKDAGVKELLVISQDTSAYGVDVKHRTGFWNGMPVKTHMQQLCEKLGEMGIWVRLHYVYPYPHVDALIELMNEGKILPYLDIPFQHANKRILRLMKRPGSAERVLERVKKWREQCPSLVIRSTFIVGFPGETEEEFEELLDFLREAQLDRVGAFAYSPVEGARANDLPDPVPEDIKQARLARFMEVQGEISAQRLQDRIGNEYQVVIDSVDSEGAVGRTYADAPEVDGLVHLNGVYDVKPGDRVWAEVIHANEHDVWAVLSEDQDD; encoded by the coding sequence ATGTCAGTAGAAACTTTCGACCCTAAAAAAGCCGTCAATAAAACCACGACACTGGAAACCCCAGTAAAAGTGCTTAATGAGACTAAGCCAAGCACAAGTACCGCGGGTAACAGAATTGGATTTGTAAGCCTCGGTTGCCCCAAAAACCTCGTTGACTCTGAGCGAATCCTTACGCAGCTGCGTACCGAAGGCTACGATGTAGTGCCTACGTATAACGATGCTGATCTCGTTATCGTTAACACATGTGGGTTTATAGATGCGGCTGTAGAAGAGTCGTTAGACACCATAGGTGAAGCGCTAAAAGAAAATGGCAAAGTCATTGTAACCGGGTGTTTAGGTGTAAAAGAAGATGAAATTCGAGAATTACACCCTAACGTATTGGCCATTACAGGCCCTCATGCCTATGAAACAGTGGTAGAGCAAGTTCATGATCATCTCCCACAGCCTCAGCATAACCCGTTTGAAGATTTGATCCCCGACCATGGTGTAAAACTCACACCTCGTCACTACGCGTATTTAAAGATTTCCGAAGGGTGTAATCATCGTTGTACATTTTGCATAATACCTTCTATGCGAGGCGACTTGGTTAGCCGTCCTGTTGGCAACGTATTAGACGAGGCTAAACGCCTTAAAGACGCTGGGGTAAAAGAACTTTTAGTTATCTCTCAAGACACGAGTGCCTATGGTGTAGATGTTAAACACCGTACGGGCTTTTGGAACGGCATGCCGGTGAAAACCCACATGCAACAGCTGTGTGAAAAGTTAGGTGAAATGGGTATTTGGGTTCGCCTTCATTATGTTTACCCCTACCCCCACGTTGACGCCTTAATTGAATTGATGAATGAAGGCAAGATACTCCCTTACTTAGACATTCCTTTTCAGCATGCCAACAAACGTATTTTGAGATTGATGAAACGCCCAGGCAGTGCGGAACGTGTTTTAGAACGCGTTAAGAAATGGCGTGAACAATGTCCTTCTTTGGTTATTCGCTCTACCTTTATTGTTGGCTTTCCTGGCGAAACCGAAGAAGAATTTGAAGAGCTTCTCGACTTCTTACGCGAAGCACAGCTTGACCGCGTGGGAGCCTTTGCCTATTCGCCGGTGGAAGGCGCAAGAGCTAATGACCTACCGGATCCCGTGCCAGAAGACATTAAGCAAGCCCGATTAGCCCGATTTATGGAAGTACAAGGTGAAATAAGTGCTCAGCGTTTGCAAGACAGAATTGGCAACGAGTATCAAGTTGTTATCGACAGTGTGGACAGTGAAGGTGCGGTAGGACGAACGTATGCCGATGCGCCAGAGGTTGACGGTCTGGTACACTTAAATGGTGTGTATGATGTCAAACCCGGTGATCGTGTATGGGCAGAAGTTATTCATGCCAACGAACACGACGTGTGGGCCGTGTTGTCAGAAGATCAGGACGATTAG
- a CDS encoding esterase/lipase family protein, giving the protein MRRDFFLVLGFITLCWLAGCGSTYYKPEPPSLDLALVRKPVYITDYTDKSTVALYSQCLSTPTQSTQGVINSLLCSQALLGRTDVSKAKRQFALKRNRDALKRLITLKIAKKEDKAHLHTSINLTVPIQFASLMRAKEPALQPEIIGEYGVAIVVKDAASLHAPKHYYPQEGVYRAYTLIFEGVKIVNGEAFVSLDAKPIDKRTTVRVGNNAYLARYSPGAAYLALLNDANIDALSWKGFVGSKLAEQRRGIYVIGELSHHKMPLIMVHGLNSDPLVWRYLTMAVLNDEWLNERYQIWHVLYPSGQPPFYNAMKIRRELHSLIDDIDNPLITREAVFIGHSMGGIITKLLSTQSNDDFWKTTFVAPPSIISQRHEKDIHDLFFFDPVFESSTVFYLDTPHKGSALATSALGYIGSSLVSIPDNLKHLFSDVLETLGLDIVQPDMQPFIKDAKFKSIDMLKPGHPLMTALYKKKIKGRAYSVIGSRKETECDTREVCLLLSDGVVTYDSADIPDALERLIVVSKHNSFKSPEAVAFILEHL; this is encoded by the coding sequence ATGCGGCGTGATTTTTTTCTGGTATTAGGGTTTATTACTCTATGCTGGCTAGCAGGTTGTGGCTCGACCTATTATAAACCAGAACCGCCTTCACTCGACTTAGCCCTGGTGCGCAAACCCGTTTATATTACTGACTATACTGATAAAAGCACAGTCGCGCTTTATTCTCAGTGCCTTTCCACTCCAACCCAAAGTACCCAGGGTGTGATAAATAGTTTGCTTTGTTCTCAAGCGCTTCTTGGGCGGACTGATGTAAGCAAGGCGAAAAGACAGTTTGCCTTAAAGCGTAATCGCGATGCGCTTAAACGATTGATTACGCTTAAAATCGCTAAAAAAGAAGATAAAGCGCATTTACATACCAGTATTAATTTAACGGTACCAATCCAGTTTGCTTCGTTAATGCGGGCAAAAGAACCAGCTCTACAACCTGAAATTATTGGCGAGTACGGGGTGGCCATCGTGGTGAAAGACGCAGCCTCACTTCATGCACCAAAGCATTACTACCCGCAAGAAGGTGTTTATCGGGCTTATACCTTAATATTTGAGGGAGTGAAAATAGTCAATGGCGAAGCCTTTGTTTCTTTAGATGCAAAACCCATTGATAAGCGCACTACTGTGCGCGTTGGGAACAATGCCTATCTCGCCAGGTATTCTCCGGGTGCCGCGTACCTCGCTTTACTCAACGATGCAAACATAGACGCCTTAAGTTGGAAAGGGTTTGTGGGATCAAAACTCGCTGAACAGCGTCGTGGCATATATGTTATTGGCGAGCTTTCACACCATAAGATGCCGTTAATTATGGTACATGGACTTAACTCGGATCCTTTAGTATGGCGTTACCTCACCATGGCAGTACTTAACGATGAGTGGTTGAATGAGCGCTATCAAATATGGCATGTACTTTACCCCTCTGGACAGCCTCCTTTTTACAATGCAATGAAGATTAGACGTGAATTGCACAGCCTGATTGATGACATCGATAACCCTTTGATTACCCGAGAGGCAGTGTTTATTGGGCATAGTATGGGCGGTATTATCACTAAATTGCTGAGTACGCAATCTAACGATGATTTCTGGAAAACCACATTTGTGGCACCTCCAAGCATCATTTCTCAACGGCACGAAAAAGACATTCACGATTTGTTCTTCTTCGACCCTGTGTTTGAATCAAGTACCGTGTTTTATTTAGATACACCGCACAAAGGTTCAGCGCTAGCGACATCGGCGCTGGGTTACATTGGTTCTTCACTAGTATCAATTCCGGATAACTTAAAACACCTATTTTCTGACGTGCTGGAAACCTTAGGTTTAGATATTGTACAACCCGATATGCAACCGTTTATAAAAGATGCCAAATTTAAAAGTATCGATATGCTAAAGCCTGGCCACCCGCTAATGACCGCGTTATATAAAAAGAAAATAAAGGGTAGGGCATACTCTGTTATTGGCTCACGCAAAGAAACAGAATGTGACACCCGCGAGGTGTGTTTGTTACTCAGTGATGGCGTTGTTACCTACGACAGTGCTGATATACCAGACGCTTTAGAACGACTCATTGTGGTATCCAAACATAATTCGTTTAAGTCTCCTGAAGCGGTAGCATTTATTCTTGAACATCTATGA